In the Brassica napus cultivar Da-Ae chromosome A7, Da-Ae, whole genome shotgun sequence genome, one interval contains:
- the LOC106352706 gene encoding uncharacterized protein LOC106352706, with protein NFGHNKFAFSTFIGNGGLGSGSRRSRVVRDALSRTPLLIAGTSPDARSRRHEDQRQSNRRSHTHLLRCLHDLDPRRQSPHHHRLI; from the coding sequence aatttcggCCACAATAAATTTGCTTTTTCTACTTTCATCGGAAATGGCGGATTGGGCTCCGGTTCTCGTCGGAGTCGTGTTGTTCGTGATGCTCTCTCCAGGACTCCTCTTCTCATTGCCGGGACATCACCGGACGCTAGATCTCGGCGGCATGAAGACCAACGGCAAAGCAATCGCCGTTCACACACTCATCTTCTTCGCTGCTTACACGATCTTGATCCTCGCCGTCAATCTCCACATCACCACCGGCTGATTTAG
- the LOC106352705 gene encoding uncharacterized protein LOC106352705 yields MSADWGPVIVAVALFILLSPGLLFQLPARTRVMEFGNMSTSGISILVHAIIYFCILTILIIAIQIHIHF; encoded by the coding sequence ATGAGTGCAGACTGGGGACCTGTGATTGTAGCAGTAGCTCTCTTCATTCTACTCTCGCCAGGATTGCTCTTTCAGCTACCGGCAAGGACAAGAGTGATGGAGTTTGGTAACATGAGCACAAGCGGCATTTCGATTTTGGTCCACGCcattatatatttctgtatacTCACTATCTTGATCATTGCCATACAAATTCACATCCATTTCTGA